In Calothrix sp. PCC 7507, one DNA window encodes the following:
- the pstC gene encoding phosphate ABC transporter permease subunit PstC, with amino-acid sequence MTTQPQNLSSAIKNRSGVEKNLDQGFISLTKIFALAIAGILLWITLQVAIGAWPAIQAFGLGFLVKTNWNPVNSDYGVLPAVYGTLVSSFIGLLIAVPIGVGTAILLSEDFLPAKVRLVLVFLVELLAAIPSVVYGVWGIFVLVPIITNVGKWLHSSLGFLPFFSTPPTGPGMLPAGVILAVMTLPIITAISRDALISVPPSLRQASLGLGATRWETIFQVLIPAAFSGIVSAVMLSLGRAMGETMAVTMLIGNSNNLSLSLLAPGNTISSLLANQFSEASGLQVAALMYAALVLFFLTLVVNVLAEFIVLRVKRI; translated from the coding sequence ATGACTACACAACCTCAAAATCTGTCATCAGCGATTAAAAATCGCTCCGGAGTAGAAAAGAACCTAGACCAGGGCTTTATTTCGCTGACTAAGATTTTTGCACTGGCGATCGCAGGCATTCTATTATGGATCACCCTACAGGTAGCTATTGGCGCTTGGCCTGCCATCCAAGCATTTGGTCTTGGCTTTTTAGTCAAAACCAACTGGAACCCGGTTAATAGCGACTATGGAGTTCTACCTGCAGTTTATGGAACTCTAGTTAGTTCTTTTATTGGTCTACTCATAGCTGTACCCATTGGTGTTGGCACCGCCATTTTGTTAAGCGAAGATTTTTTGCCAGCAAAAGTCCGGTTAGTATTAGTATTTCTAGTAGAACTTCTAGCAGCTATCCCCAGCGTTGTTTACGGCGTATGGGGCATTTTCGTTTTAGTGCCAATCATTACCAACGTGGGTAAATGGCTCCATAGTTCTTTGGGTTTTTTACCATTTTTTAGTACTCCTCCCACTGGCCCGGGAATGTTGCCGGCAGGGGTGATATTAGCAGTTATGACTTTGCCCATCATCACAGCTATATCCAGGGATGCGTTGATTTCCGTCCCCCCAAGTTTACGCCAAGCGTCTTTAGGACTGGGCGCAACCCGCTGGGAAACTATTTTTCAAGTTCTGATTCCTGCTGCTTTTTCTGGCATCGTTAGTGCGGTGATGTTATCACTAGGTCGGGCAATGGGAGAAACGATGGCTGTCACCATGTTAATTGGTAACTCCAACAACCTGAGTCTTTCTCTTTTAGCACCAGGCAATACAATTTCTTCTTTATTAGCAAATCAATTTTCAGAAGCTAGTGGTCTGCAAGTTGCGGCTTTGATGTACGCTGCATTAGTGCTGTTTTTCTTGACACTTGTAGTCAATGTGCTAGCAGAGTTCATCGTTCTCCGAGTCAAGCGAATTTAG
- the pstB gene encoding phosphate ABC transporter ATP-binding protein PstB, translated as MATNIGTVNGTQTVLRTENLNIYYGNFLAVQNIWLDIPKNRVTAFIGPSGCGKSTLLRCYNRLNDLIESFRAEGKVFYYDKNLYAPDVDAVEVRRRIGMVFQRPNPFPKSIFDNITYGAKINGYKGDLEELVERSLRQAALWDEVKDKLRQSGSSLSGGQQQRLCIARAIAVQPEIILMDEPCSALDPISTLRVEELIHELKEQYTIVIVTHNMQQAARVSDKTAFFNVKSSDKGGRTGFLVEYDATEVIFNNPQQQDTRDYVSGRFG; from the coding sequence ATGGCTACTAACATTGGCACAGTGAATGGCACCCAAACCGTTCTACGTACAGAAAACCTTAACATCTACTACGGCAACTTCTTAGCTGTGCAGAATATTTGGCTAGATATCCCGAAAAATCGGGTGACAGCCTTTATTGGTCCTTCAGGTTGCGGTAAAAGCACATTATTGAGATGTTATAACCGTCTCAACGACCTAATTGAATCGTTTCGAGCAGAAGGTAAGGTCTTTTATTACGATAAAAACTTGTATGCACCCGACGTTGACGCTGTAGAAGTGCGTCGTCGAATCGGGATGGTATTTCAAAGACCGAACCCATTTCCGAAATCGATTTTTGACAACATTACCTACGGGGCTAAAATCAACGGTTACAAAGGCGATCTGGAAGAATTAGTAGAGCGGAGTTTACGCCAAGCGGCTTTGTGGGATGAAGTCAAAGACAAACTCAGACAAAGCGGCTCATCTTTATCTGGTGGACAACAACAGCGTTTATGTATTGCTAGAGCGATCGCAGTACAACCAGAAATTATCCTGATGGATGAACCTTGCTCTGCTCTTGACCCCATCTCCACCCTGCGGGTTGAAGAACTCATTCACGAACTGAAAGAGCAATACACCATCGTTATTGTTACTCATAACATGCAGCAAGCTGCACGGGTATCCGATAAAACAGCTTTTTTCAACGTCAAATCATCAGATAAAGGTGGTCGTACTGGCTTCCTGGTTGAGTATGACGCCACAGAAGTAATCTTCAACAATCCTCAACAGCAAGATACTCGCGATTACGTTAGCGGTAGATTTGGTTAA
- the pstA gene encoding phosphate ABC transporter permease PstA gives MSSSFSESSLTRAPMSKRTLFNTGMTVLAFVCGALVLLPLLAVLSYVIIQGFSSLSPSVFFELPPAPLRKGGGFGNAILGTLLMVGIAALISVPFGVLAAIYLTEFSSAKIARWVRFATNILSGVPSIIAGVFAYGIVVLTLTKLNLGSYSAVGGGFALAILMLPIIVRTADEALQLVSQDLRQASTGLGATHFQTVTQVVLPAALPAIVTGSTLAIARASGETAPLLFTALFSPFWPDSLFKPTASLAVLVYNFATTPFKNLQSLAWAASLILVLMVLITSIIARWATRQKA, from the coding sequence ATGAGTTCTAGTTTTTCAGAAAGCAGCCTGACTCGCGCTCCCATGTCTAAGAGGACGCTGTTTAACACAGGGATGACGGTTTTAGCGTTTGTCTGTGGAGCCTTGGTACTGTTGCCTTTACTGGCAGTACTCTCTTACGTCATTATCCAAGGCTTTAGTAGTCTGAGTCCCAGCGTATTTTTTGAGCTACCACCCGCACCACTCAGAAAGGGCGGCGGTTTTGGTAACGCTATTTTGGGAACTTTATTGATGGTAGGGATTGCTGCTTTGATTAGCGTCCCATTTGGTGTTTTGGCAGCAATCTATTTAACAGAATTTAGTTCGGCTAAGATAGCAAGATGGGTAAGATTTGCAACTAACATTCTCAGTGGAGTTCCCTCCATTATTGCTGGGGTATTTGCCTACGGGATTGTGGTTTTGACCTTAACAAAGCTCAATTTAGGTTCCTACTCGGCTGTAGGTGGGGGTTTCGCTTTAGCAATTTTGATGTTGCCAATTATTGTCCGTACTGCTGATGAAGCTTTGCAGTTAGTATCCCAAGATTTGCGACAAGCATCTACTGGGTTAGGTGCGACACACTTTCAGACAGTAACACAAGTAGTTTTACCGGCAGCCTTACCAGCTATTGTAACTGGTTCAACCTTGGCGATCGCTCGCGCATCTGGAGAAACAGCACCTCTACTATTCACGGCTCTCTTCTCGCCATTTTGGCCGGATAGCCTGTTTAAACCCACAGCTTCCCTAGCTGTATTAGTTTATAACTTCGCTACTACTCCCTTTAAAAATCTCCAATCATTAGCTTGGGCAGCGTCCCTAATCCTGGTACTGATGGTATTGATCACCAGTATCATTGCTCGCTGGGCTACTCGCCAAAAAGCCTAG